CTCAGGGTGTCCTCGACGGACAGGCACTCGTTCAGGCCGTCGCTGTGCAGCGCGACCTGGACGTCGTGCTCCTCGGCCACCCGCAGCGCGGTGTCCAGGGCGCGGGTGTGCGCACCCATGTCCTCGTGCACCTTGAACCCGGACGCACCGCCCTCGGCGAGCGCCTCGACCAGCGGAGCCGCGTCCGAGGAAGAGCCGCGCGCCAGGAAGCCGATGTTGACCGGCCAGGCGTCGAACGCGCCGAAGCCGTGCTTCAGGGCCCAGGGCGAGTTGACGCCCACGCCCCAGCTCGGGCCTATCTCCTGGCCGATGATCGTGGTGACGCCGCTGGCGAGCGAGGCCTCCATGATCCGCGGCGACAGCAGGTGGACGTGCGTGTCGATGGCGCCGGCGGTGGCGATCAGGCCCTCGCCGGGGATCATCGTCGTTCCGGTTCCGACGACGACGTCCACCCCGTCGACCGTGTCGGGGTTGCCGGCCCGGCCGATGGCGTGGATCCGGCCCTCACGGATGCCGATCGACGTCTTCCGGATGCCCAGTACGGCGTCGATGACCAGCACATTGGTGATCACGACGTCGCAGGTCTCACGGACGGCCGCGGCCTTCAGGTGCAGGCCGTCGCGGGCGGTCTTGCCGAAGCCGGCGAGGAACTCGTCCCCGGCCTTCTGCGAATCGGACTCGACGCGCACAACGAGCCCGGAGTCGCCGAGCCGCACCCGGTCGCCTGCGCGCGGGCCGTGCACCGAGGCGTACTCGTACGGGTCGATGTGGCGGCTGTGCCCGGGGGCGCAGTGGTCACTGTGACGGGTCGGCCTGCTCACAGGGTCTTTCCTTCCAGGGCCGCGGAGACATCTCCGTAGGCGGCGGTCGCTCCGAGGTAGCCGCAGGCGGCTGCCCTGCGGAGTGCCTCGTCCTTGGCGCCGGGTGCGTCGAGGGGGCCGTCGACCAGGCCGGCGAAGCCGATGGCGATCCGGTCGCCACCGATCGGGACGAGCCCCACCTCGGCCTTGCCGTCCGGGTCGAAACGGAAGGACGCGCCGGCGGGGACGGCGAGCCGCATGCCGTACGCGGCGGCCCGGTCGAAGTTCAGGCGCGGGTTGGCCTCGAAGAAGTGGAAGTGGGAGGTCACACTGACGGGCACGGCCGCGGTGTTGTGGACGACGAGCGTCATGGCGGGCTCCGGCCCGTCGACGGTGTCCGAGGCGGGCAGTACGGCCCCGGGGGCACCGTCGTTGCGCTCCCAGGCTCCGAAGGGTTCGGCCACGGCGGCGAGCCGGGTGCCGTCCTCGAAGACGGCCTCGACCTGGATCTCGGTGACCACGTCCACCACGCCGGGCAGCAGGTCGTCGGGGCCGAGTACGGAGCGGCCCCGCTCGATCGCCTCGGCGAGGCGCAGGCCGTCGCGGGCCGCCTCGCAGACGGTGTCCGCGACGAGCGCGGTCGCCTCGGGGACGTTGAGCCGGAGTCCGCGCGCGTGGCGTGCCCGGGCGAGTTCGGCGGCGGTGAACAGGAGCAGGCGGTCCCGCTCGGTGGGAGTCAGGGGCATGACGGCCCCCGACCGGTTCCCCCGGCGCGTACGCCAGTCGCAACCATGATGTTCATTCCTTCTCCGAAAAGTGGGCGAGATACCTGCGCGTCACGGCCGCGATGTGCCATCAGGCCGGTCGTGGCCCGGAAGCGGCGGGGGTGGCGCGGGGCGGGATGAGCCCCGACAGATTGAGGAGCCGGCGGAGGACGAGCGCTGGGGCGGTCCGCTCTCGGCCATGCCACTGTGACACTGACTGAAAAACCAGTCAAGATGCAGGTGAAGGAAAAGCGGAGGTCCGGAGCGAGCCGTGATCGGCGGACGGGTGTCCGTGGGCTCCGAGGCGGTCCGCGGGCTCAGCCGAGTCCGGCCAGCTCCGCGTCGATCGCGTCGCGCAGCAGGGCGCGCGCGTGATCGATGTGGATCCCCCCGCACAGCCAGCGCATGCTGAGCCCTTCCAGGAGAGCGGTGAGTCGCTCCCCCGCCGAGGCGAGCGCCGCGGCACTCGCCATGGGTCGGACCTGTCCGAGCAGCGCCGCCACATCCTGACCCCACGTCAAAGTGGCCCGGGCCAGGTCCTCGCGGAGCAGTTCGTCGAAGACGGCACTGGCCCGGAGCTCGCCCC
This sequence is a window from Streptomyces sp. HUAS YS2. Protein-coding genes within it:
- the ureA gene encoding urease subunit gamma, which produces MPLTPTERDRLLLFTAAELARARHARGLRLNVPEATALVADTVCEAARDGLRLAEAIERGRSVLGPDDLLPGVVDVVTEIQVEAVFEDGTRLAAVAEPFGAWERNDGAPGAVLPASDTVDGPEPAMTLVVHNTAAVPVSVTSHFHFFEANPRLNFDRAAAYGMRLAVPAGASFRFDPDGKAEVGLVPIGGDRIAIGFAGLVDGPLDAPGAKDEALRRAAACGYLGATAAYGDVSAALEGKTL